CCTGCCCGGCGCGGACTTCCTGCTGCCAGACGGCGTTTTCAAAAGAGATCGTCCCGACCGTGGCTTCCGTCCCATGAGACAGCAGCAGGCGATCGTTCGTAAAATCCCGGCGTTCGACGAACCACGGGCCGCGCGACAGGCCCAGCCCGCGGCGCTGCCCTTCGGTATAGAAGATCAAGCCCCGATGCGGGCCCAAATCTTTGCCGTCATGGTCGACCATGCGTCCGATGTGGCGTTCCTCCGACGCGATGTGATCTTCGAGAAAACGTTCCAGCGAGCCGCCCTCAAGAAAACAGATGCCCTGGCTGTCGCCCTGCGCCAGCCGTCCGCCCAGCCTGGATGCGAGCTCGTTTTTCACGCCCGTTTTATCTCGTTCTGCCGAAAGCGGAAAGCAAAGCCGCGGCAGCCATTCGTACGGCAGCCGGCACAGCATGTAGGTCTGATCTTTCGGCGAGGGCGTCCGGGCGATGGCCCAGCGGTTTCCGCGCTTGAGAACGCGCGCGTAATGTCCCGTGGCGACCTTTTCGATGCCCAGCCGGTCGGCCAGCTCGAGCAACACCCTGAATTTCAGGCTGGCGTTGCAGATCACGCAGGGATTGGGCGTGAGGCCTTTTCTGTATGCGTCGAGAAAAGGCTGCACGACGCGGTCGCCAAATTGTTTTCGACAGTCCAGGCGATGCATCGGCACATGCTGCGCCAGTCGTTCCAGCCGCAGGCGGTCGGTCGGGTCTTCGCCGTCTTTCAGGAGCAGATGCGCCGCCGTCACGTCGTAGCCAAGGTCTCTGAGCCGCAGGGCGGATAAGGCGCTGTCAACGCCGCCGCTGACTCCGACAAGGATTTTTTCGCTCATGCTCTCTCCGCGCCGCTTGTGGGCAGGTCTTCGACCGATTAAAATAATCGGAGCGTTTTCATATTCGAGGTGGAATTCATGCTGATTGAAAAAACATACAGCGTCAGCGGCATCGTCCAGGGCGTCGGCTTCCGCCCGCTGTGCGTAAGGATCGCGCGTCGCACCGGGATCCGCGGCTCCGTGGCGAACACTTCCGACGGCGTCCTGCTCCGTTTGCAGGGGACGGAGGACGCCATCGCCCGATACGTGGCGGAACTGAAACGCGACTGCCCCGACGTGGCGCTGATCGTGGATATCAAGCTGCTCGAACGAAAGGACGTCGAACAGGCCGATGATGATTTTACCATACTCAAAAGCGTGCGTTCGCTTCGGCAGAGAGTCCTGCTTCCGCCCGACATGGCGACGTGCCGGAACTGCCTGGCCGACATCAGGGATCCCGCCGACAGGCGTTACCGTTACGCCTTCACGAACTGCACGAACTGCGGCCCGCGCTTTTCGATCGTCAGAGAACTCCCCTACGACCGGCCCAAGACGACCATGTCGGCCTTTCCGATGTGCCCCGCGTGCCGGCAGGAATACGCCGACGAAACAAACCGCCGCTTTCACGCTCAGCCGAACGCCTGCCCCGTGTGCGGGCCTCGCCTGACATATTGCGACGCTCGGGGAGAAGAGATCGCGCGGGATGAAAAAGCCTTCGGGCTGGCGGTCGCCGCGCTTGCGAACGGCCGAATCATCGCCGTCAAAGGGCTGGGCGGCTTCCATCTGGCCTGCGACGCGACCCGGGAAGAGCCCGTCTCCCTGCTGCGCCGCCGCAAGCGCCGTCCGCGCCGCCCCTTTGCGGTCATGGTCAAAAACGTCGCCGTCGCCGAAAAGATCGTGAAGCTGAGCGCCGCCGACGCAAAGCTGCTGACGGGCGCACGAGCTCCTATTATACTGCTGGAACGGAACGATTCCAACTTTCTCGCCCCGTCGGTCGCGCCCGGCTTGAATCGTCTGGGCGTGATGCTCCCCTATACCCCGCTTCATCACATGATCATGGAAGGATTCGACGCCCTCGTGATGACAAGCGCCAATCTGAGCGGCGAGCCGCTCGTCTCCGAAAACGAGGAGGCGTACCGACGCCTCGCCGGGATCTGCGACGGGTTCCTCGTCCACAACCGCCCGATCCACATGAAGATCGACGATTCCGTCCTGCTCCATCACGACGACGGCCCCGTCCTGATCCGACGGGCGCGCGGCTACGTTCCCAATCCCATTATCGCCGCACGCGAGCTGGCGCCGGTGCTCGCCGCCGGCGCGGAGATGAAAGCGACTTTTTCGTTCAGCCAGGACGCCATGATCTTTCCCAGCCAATACCTCGGCGACATGAAGGACATGGGAACCGCGCAGTTCTACGAAAAAGCCCTGCGGCACTTTCTCGGCCTCTACAACTTCGCCCCCGAGCGGCTCGTCACCGATCTGCATCCGCTTTATCTCTCCACCGCCGCGGCGAAGAGGGCTTTTCCCCAGCTGCCGGCGCTTGCCGTGCAGCACCACTACGCCCACATGATGGCCTGCCTCGCGGAAAACCGCGTCGATTCCCCCGCCCTCGGCATCATCATGGATGGCACGGGATACGGCAGCGACGGCTCGATCTGGGGCGGAGAGATCCTCTGCGGCGACGCGAAAAGCTTCGAACGCTGCGGCCATCTCAAGGAATTCCGTCTGCCCGGAGGCGACCGCGCCGTCATGGAACCCTGGCGCTGCGGCTTGAGCCTGCTGGTGGAAAGCTGCGGCGTTTCCCAGGCTCTTGAACTGTGCCAAACTCTCTGGCCCGGACGGACCGCCGCCGCCCGGCAGCTTCTGAACGCCTGGGAGGCGTTTCCGCTCACAAGTTCCTGTGGACGTCTTTTCGACGGCCTGGCCGCGATCGTGCTGGGAAAAGAATCCGTCAGTTACGACGGCGAAGCGGCCATGGAACTGCAGGCTCTTGCGGAAACGCATCCCCTGCCCGCCAGCGGTTCGCCCTTTGACGTTGAAAACGGCGTCATCGACTGGCGGCCTTTCGTCGCCGCTCTGGCCCGGACTCCGCACGACGTCCTTTTTGCGGCCGGGGCTTTTCATTCCCGCTTGGCGCAGGCGCTGGCCCAGTGCGCCGCGAACGTTGCCGGGCAGACGGGCATCCGCCTGGTCGCCCTTTCCGGTGGCTGCTGGCAGAACGGCCTGCTCTTGAAAGAGACGCTGCCCCTGCTGCGCGCTCGGGGACTGACGCCGCTCACCCATAAACTGCTTTCCCCGAACGACGAGTGCCTCTCCGTCGGTCAGGCCTATATCGGCGGCCTGCGGCGGAACGGAAGTTAGATGCTGAGTTCTTCCACCAGCTCGAGCAGCTCGGGGTTCAGTCGCTTTCTTATCTCCCACGTGTTCGGCAGAGGGACCGGCGTCATGTGCCCGTTGACCAGTCCGGCCATGACGCCGTGCTTCCCTCCCAGCAGGCAGTTGACCGCGTAAGCGCCCATGCGGGTGGCGATCGTCGCGTCGTAGCTGGACGGCGCTCCGCCGCGCTGGATGTGGCCGAGCACCGTTACGGTCGCTTTGTAACCGGGAGCCTGTTCGGCAAGCTTTTTTTGCAGTTCGTAGCCGGACATGACGCCTTCCGCAAGGATGATGAGGGAATAATTTTTTCCGCTGAGGCGCGACGCTTTGAGCTTTTTGCACAGGGCGCCGATGTCGAAGGGGATCTCGGGCAGCACCGCAAATTCCGCGCCGCCGGCCACGGCCGTCTGAAGCGCGATAAAGCCGCAGTGACGCCCCATCACTTCGACGATGAAAAGTTTGTCATGGCTGTGGGCCGTATCGCGCAGCCGCCGCACGGCGTCCAGAGCCGTATTGAGCGCCGTATCGAAGCCGATCGTCATGTCGGTGCCGTTGACGTCGTTGTCGATCGTCGCGGGGATCCCCACGACGGGCAGCCCCATTTTCTGCAGTTCCCACGCGCCGCGGAACGAACCGTCGCCGCCGATGACGATCAGGCCGTCGATGTTGCGGTCGTCGCACTGCTGGCGCGCTTTCTTTCTGCCTTCCTCCGTCAGGAAACGCTCGCTGCGCGAGGTTCGCAGCACCGTCCCGCCGCGCTGGATGATCGACCCCACGTCCCGCACTTCGATCTTGCGGAACATGCCGTCGATGAGTCCCTCATAGCCCTGTTCCACTCCCAGACATTTTATGTCGTGATAGGCCGCGCACCTGACGACGGCCCTGATGGCCGCGTTCATCCCGGGCGCGTCGCCGCCGCTGGTCAACACTGCAATACGTTTCATCTTTCATCCTCCTTGCGCGCTGTTTGTCCAATTATACACTTTTCTCTTCAACCGGAATCACCGGGGCCAACGTAAAGGGACTCAACTCTCCACGAGTTGAGTCCCTTTACGTTTTCCGCCGGCATTAGATTTCTTTTTGCAGCTCCATCATGCGATTGTTGATCTTGGTCAATTCTTCCTGGATCTCGTTCAGGCGGTCCTGAAGGCCTTTGCCTTCCTTCGTGAGGTTGCCGACGCGTTTGTTCAGACGGTCCATCTCCATGCGTGCGCCCGATTTGCCTTTCAGCAGCTTATCGGGGTCGTCGTCTTTGACGTCCCAGAAGAAATCGATGGTCTTGCCGA
This sequence is a window from Pyramidobacter sp. YE332. Protein-coding genes within it:
- a CDS encoding tRNA methyl transferase PRC-barrel domain-containing protein, with amino-acid sequence MSEKILVGVSGGVDSALSALRLRDLGYDVTAAHLLLKDGEDPTDRLRLERLAQHVPMHRLDCRKQFGDRVVQPFLDAYRKGLTPNPCVICNASLKFRVLLELADRLGIEKVATGHYARVLKRGNRWAIARTPSPKDQTYMLCRLPYEWLPRLCFPLSAERDKTGVKNELASRLGGRLAQGDSQGICFLEGGSLERFLEDHIASEERHIGRMVDHDGKDLGPHRGLIFYTEGQRRGLGLSRGPWFVERRDFTNDRLLLSHGTEATVGTISFENAVWQQEVRAGQECLVQYCYRARPVPGRLTDCHDGCGAVKLRKPAGSVSIGQALALYDGTEYILLGGGFIKYME
- the hypF gene encoding carbamoyltransferase HypF, encoding MLIEKTYSVSGIVQGVGFRPLCVRIARRTGIRGSVANTSDGVLLRLQGTEDAIARYVAELKRDCPDVALIVDIKLLERKDVEQADDDFTILKSVRSLRQRVLLPPDMATCRNCLADIRDPADRRYRYAFTNCTNCGPRFSIVRELPYDRPKTTMSAFPMCPACRQEYADETNRRFHAQPNACPVCGPRLTYCDARGEEIARDEKAFGLAVAALANGRIIAVKGLGGFHLACDATREEPVSLLRRRKRRPRRPFAVMVKNVAVAEKIVKLSAADAKLLTGARAPIILLERNDSNFLAPSVAPGLNRLGVMLPYTPLHHMIMEGFDALVMTSANLSGEPLVSENEEAYRRLAGICDGFLVHNRPIHMKIDDSVLLHHDDGPVLIRRARGYVPNPIIAARELAPVLAAGAEMKATFSFSQDAMIFPSQYLGDMKDMGTAQFYEKALRHFLGLYNFAPERLVTDLHPLYLSTAAAKRAFPQLPALAVQHHYAHMMACLAENRVDSPALGIIMDGTGYGSDGSIWGGEILCGDAKSFERCGHLKEFRLPGGDRAVMEPWRCGLSLLVESCGVSQALELCQTLWPGRTAAARQLLNAWEAFPLTSSCGRLFDGLAAIVLGKESVSYDGEAAMELQALAETHPLPASGSPFDVENGVIDWRPFVAALARTPHDVLFAAGAFHSRLAQALAQCAANVAGQTGIRLVALSGGCWQNGLLLKETLPLLRARGLTPLTHKLLSPNDECLSVGQAYIGGLRRNGS
- the pfkA gene encoding 6-phosphofructokinase; translation: MKRIAVLTSGGDAPGMNAAIRAVVRCAAYHDIKCLGVEQGYEGLIDGMFRKIEVRDVGSIIQRGGTVLRTSRSERFLTEEGRKKARQQCDDRNIDGLIVIGGDGSFRGAWELQKMGLPVVGIPATIDNDVNGTDMTIGFDTALNTALDAVRRLRDTAHSHDKLFIVEVMGRHCGFIALQTAVAGGAEFAVLPEIPFDIGALCKKLKASRLSGKNYSLIILAEGVMSGYELQKKLAEQAPGYKATVTVLGHIQRGGAPSSYDATIATRMGAYAVNCLLGGKHGVMAGLVNGHMTPVPLPNTWEIRKRLNPELLELVEELSI